Below is a genomic region from Neisseria zoodegmatis.
TCTGAAAAGGGATTTTTTAAAGTGTTTAAAATGCTTCGCCGTATCGGATTCAAATGCCTTCAATGTTTTGTAGGTCGGATTCTTGAATCCGACAGTTTGTCCGAGTTAAAACCTTGCTAATATCGGATTCAAGAATCCGACCTACGGCTTGCTGCCCGTTATTTCTCCGCGCCAATCATGGCTAAAAACTCATGCTCGGTCAGTTTCGGCGTATCGTTGGCCAAATCGTAATACGGTGCTTTGCAGTCGATAAAAATTTGGCTTTCCAGCTCAAAATCGGCGTTATCGGCAAATAATCCCGCATTGATGTAATAATCGTCGCCCACCTGAACAAACAGGTGCGTGCCGCATTGTTTGCAGAAACAGCGTTGCGCCCATTCGGACGAGCGGTAGCGGCCTATATGTTCGCTGCCACTGATTTCAGGTTTTTTGGCCGTCAAGGTAAAACTTGCCCCACTACCCCAAGTACGGCATTTTCCGCAATGGCAGGCATGCAGCTTGCGCTCAGCTTCGACTTTCAGCGATACGGTACCGCACAGGCATTTTGCTTTCATTTCTGCTTCCTTTCTTTTCAGACGGCCTTTCAGGTAGCCCTTACTGCAATTCCGCCAATTTTTTCTCAATGGCTTCTTCGGTCATAAAGCTGAACATTTTATGGTTGTGTTTACCATGTACTCGCCTTCCACTAAGGTGTAGAGGCCATCTGAAGTGATTTCATCGCAGCCGATGCCGAGTTTTGTGGGTCGCATTCTTGGATCCGACCTACGGCTTACTATCCTATTTATTCAAATCTTTATAATATTTTCTTGAATAAAAGTTTCAAAAGTATTAATTGCCCCACTGTGCTCTACAATCTTACCATTCTCAACTTTATCGACATCAATTCCAGTAAAAGTCAATTTCCTGTTTGTCGGCTGTATTCCCAAAAACACGCCTTTATGGGTTCCCATTGCAATAATTTCTGAAATTACATACTCTTTTTCTGAGAATTGGTTAATAACTTGGATTGTAAAATCAGGATACGTTTCCCGCACATCTGAAATGTGCTTTTTCATACCATCTAAGCCTATTGGAAATATTTCTGTTCCCACTCTCAAATTACATTTTTCATCAACATAATTTTCGATTTCATCCATCAGATTTCTCGAAAAAATCTGCTCATAAAAATATTTCACCAATTCTTTTGAGTTCATAACCTGCTTAACAACTTAATTGACCCACTTTTTTACAGACGGTCTTTGCGGTGTTACCGGGTTTTCAAACCAACCTCAATCTTCTACCTTTCAGGCTGGCTTTTATTTCAACTCCGCCAATTTCGCTTCAATCGCTTCTTCAGTCATAAAGCTGCACATTTTGTGGTTGTTTACCAGCATCACGGGGGCATCGCCACATGCGCCCATGCACTCGCCTTCCATTAAGGTATAAAGGCCGTCTGAAGTGGTTTCGCCAAAGCCGATGCCGAGTTTCTGTTTCAGGTATTCGGCCGCATTCACACCGCCGCGCAGGGCGCAAGGCAGGTTGGTGCAGACGGTAAGTTTGTATTTGCCTACGGGGGCAAGGTCGTACATATTGTAGAAAGTGGCAACTTCGTAAGCGGCTGCCGGTGCGATGCCGACATAATCGGCCACAAACTCTATGGTTTCGGGCGTGAGCCAGCGTTTTTCTTCTTGGGCAATGCGTAATGCACCCATGATGGCGGAACGGCGTTGGTCGGCGGGGTATTTCGCCAATTCAACATCTATCAGTTTTAAAGATTCTGCGGATAACATTATCGGTCTACCTCTCCGAATACGATGTCTTGCGTACCGATGATGGCTACCACGTCGGCCAACATGTGGCCGCGTGCCATTTCGTCCATGCCTTGCAGGTGGGCAAAGCCGGGGGCACGGATTTTCAGGCGGTAAGGTTTGTTGGCGCCGTCTGAAATCATATAAATGCCAAACTCGCCTTTGGGGTGCTCGACTGCGGCATAGGTTTCGCCTTCGGGCACGTGCATGCCTTCGGTAAACAGTTTGAAGTGGTGAATCAAGTCTTCCATACCCATTTTCATTTCGGTGCGTTTGGGCGGCGCGACTTTGTGGTTATCGACAATCACGGGGCCGGGGTTGGCTTTGAGCCATTGCACGCACTGTTTGATAATACGGTTGGATTCGCGCATTTCGTTGATACGGCACAGATAGCGGTCGTAGCAGTCGCCGTTTACACCCACCGGAATATCAAAGTCCACATTGGCATAGGCGTCGTATGGTGCTTTTTTGCGGATGTCCCATTCAATGCCGGAACCGCGCAGCATTACGCCGGTAAAGCCTTTTTGCAATGCGCGCTCGGGAGACACCACGCCGATACCGACGGTACGCTGTTTCCAAATACGGTTGTCGGTGAGCAGGTTTTCGTATTCATCTACGCAAGAAGGGAAACGCTCTGTAAAGGCTTCGATAAAGTCGAGCATCGTGCCTTCGCGCGATTCGTTCAACTTCTCCAACACTTTGGCATTGCGGAATTTGCTGGATTCATACTTAGGCATGAAGTCGGGCAAATCACGATACACGCCGCCGGGACGGAAGTAGGCCGCGTGCATGCGCGCACCGGATACGGCTTCGTACAAGTCCATCAACTCTTCGCGCTCGCGAAAAGCGTACAGGAACACGGTCATGGCACCGATATCGAGAGCGTGCGAACCTATACCCATCAAGTGGTTCAAAATGCGGGTAACTTCGGCAAACATCACACGGATGTATTGGGCGCGGATAGGCACTTCAACACCGGTCAGTTTTTCTACTGCCAAACAATACGCCTGCTCGTTGACCATCATGGAAACATAGTCCAAGCGGTCCATATAAGGCAGGGCTTGCAGGTAGGTGCGGGTTTCGGCCAGTTTTTCGGTACCGCGGTGTAAAAGGCCGATATGGGGGTCGGCACGGACGATGGTTTCGCCTTCCAGCTCCAAAATCATACGCAATACGCCGTGCGCGGCGGGGTGCTGCGGGCCGAAGTTGATGGTGTAGTTTCTTAATTTATTAGCCACCGTAGTTCTCCTCGCGGACGATGCGCGGGGTAATTTCGCGCGGCTCGATGGTTACGGGTTGGTAAATCACGCGTTTTTCGGCTTCGTCGTAGCGCATTTCTACATAGCCGGAAATCGGGAAATCTTTGCGGAAAGGATGGCCGACAAAACCGTAGTCGGTGAGAATGCGGCGCAAATCGGGGTGGTTGTTGAACAGAATACCGAACAGGTCGAAGGCTTCGCGTTCGTACCAATCGGCGCTGTTGTAAATATCGGTAACGGAATCGACAACAGGAAAATCGTCATCTGCCGCCCACACGCGCACGCGGATGCGCTGGTTGTTTTTTATTGACACCAACTGGCTGACTACGGCAAAGCGCTTGCCTTCCCACGGTTCGTTTTTATAGGTGCTGTAATCGACACCGCATAAATCTACCAACGATTCGAAGTGCAGGTCGGCATGATCACGCAGCGTGGTCATGATATTCAGGTAGTGCTCGGGTTGGCATTCAACGGTAATTTCATCTAAAGCCAAGATGACTTTGCTTGCTTTATCGCGCAACACGTTTTGGACAACCGGATACAAATCGTTTACGTGCATCTTGTTCTCCTAGTTACGGGCAATGGTGTAAGTGCGTTTGATTTTGCCTTGCAGCTGAATCAGGCCGTAAATCAAGGCTTCGGCAGTCGGCGGACAGCCGGGCACATATACGTCTACCGGCACGATGCGGTCGCAACCGCGGACTACTGAATAAGAATAGTGGTAGTAGCCGCCGCCGTTGGCGCACGATCCCATCGACAACACCCAGCGCGGCTCGGCCATTTGATCGTATACGCGGCGTAAAGCGGGCGCCATTTTGTTGCACAATGTTCCGGCCACAATCATCAGGTCGGACTGGCGCGGAGACGGGCGGAAAATAATACCGAAACGGTCGAGGTCGTAACGCGACGCACCTGCCTGCATCATTTCTACCGCACAGCATGCCAAGCCGAAAGTTACCGGCCACAACGAGCCTGTGCGCACATAATTCAACACCGTATCCGCGCTGGCGGTTACGAAGCCTTTATTCAAAACGCCTTCTATTCCCATTCCAGCGCACCTTTTTTCCATTCGTAGATAAAGCCCACCGTGAGCACCACAATGAACACAAACATCGACCAGAAGGCAAACTGCCCGTGGGAAACCATCAGGTCTTTAAACACCACGGCCCACGGAATCATGAATGCCACTTCCAAATCAAACAAGATAAACAGAATCGCCACCAAGTAGTAGCGCACGTCGAATTTCATACGCGCGTTTTCAAAAGCCTCGAAACCGCACTCGAAAGGCGTGTCTTTTTCGGCATAATGGCGTTTCGGGCCGAGCACATTGCCCAAAGTCAGAAACACGACACCGGCTATTAAGCCGATGATGATGAATATCAATACAGGTAAATAGTTTGCCAACATGGGTTTACACCTAAATTTGTTTACATAAAATGCTGGTAAATACTTTCCGATTGTATCTAATTTCAAAAACCTTTAAAAGTTGAAGCGTTAAAAAAATGACGAAAAAAGCTAATAATTTCAATGAATTTTCGATAACGATTATCATTAATTAATATTTAATCAATAACCGTATGCTTTATTTTGTATGAATTTGATTTTTTGTATGAAAAAGTTATTTTCAATAAATTTGATATATTAAAAAATGATGTTATTTGATTAAAAGCTTGAAAGCCTGAGTTTCTAATCAACGTATTTCGTCCATCAACTTAACTTTTACTACGGCATTGCAGCGCCATGTCGTAATACTCGCATTGTTTTCGGCTTGCGGCCCTGTATGAAAAATGGTTGATTGACTATAAATACTAAAATCCAACAACGGCTTCCGGTGTCATGAGACAAATAACATGTCAGCCTTTCCAAGCACAGGAAATGATTCACTTGTCCGTAAAATAAGGCAGAGGCCGTCTGAATGTTTTCAGACGGCCTCTGCTTTTTTAGTTAAGACAAGAAAGCTTATACGTTGAAACCTTGGCAAGACCGGTTTTGCTTCCGGTTCTGCCGGTTATCGGCTTCGCCTGTGAGAACAACCCTGCCATGTGGCAAAAGCATTGGGTTAATCAACCATGCACCTGATCTTGATTGAGAAACCCGCCGCTTTGGTGCGCCCACAGTTTGGCATACAAACCGTTTTTCTCCAGCAGTTCGGCATGGCTGCCCTCTTCGACGATACGGCCTTTGTCGAGCACAATCAGCCTGTCCATGGCGGCAATGGTGGATAAACGGTGGGCAATGGCGATCACGGTTTTGTTTTCCATCATTTTATCCAAGCTTTCCTGAATCGCCGCTTCCACTTCGGAATCCAGCGCGCTGGTGGCTTCGTCGAGCAGCAGAATCGGCGCATCTTTCAGCATCACGCGGGCGATGGCGATACGCTGGCGCTGGCCGCCTGAAAGTTTGACCCCGCGTTCGCCCACATGGGCATCGTATCCTTTGCGGCCTTTGGCATCGGAAAGGTTGGGAATGAAATCGGCGGCTTCGGCACGGCGGGCGGCCTGCATCATTTCTTCTTCGGTGGCATCGGGGCGGCCGTAGATGATGTTGTCGCGCACGGAGCGGTGGAGCAGGCTGGTATCTTGGGTAACCAAGCCGATTTGGGCGCGCAGGCTTTCTTGGGTGATGTCGGTAACGTTTTGACCGTCGATGGTAATACTGCCGCTTTGCGCTTCATAAAATCTGAGCAGCAAATTCACGATGGTGGACTTGCCGGCACCGGAACGCCCGATCAAGCCGACTTTTTCGCCGGGTTTGATGTGCAGGTTAAAGCCGTTGAGTAAGGGTTTGCCTGCTTCGTAAGAAAAATCGACATGCTCGAAACGGATGTCGCCGTGCGCCACTTTCAGTGGCAGGGCATTGGGCTTGTCAACAATCGTATGCGGCTTGGAAAGCGTACCCATGCCGTCGCTCACCGTGCCGATGTTTTCAAACAGGCGGGCGGATTCCCACATGATGTATTGCGACAAACCGTTCACGCGCAAAGCCATAGCCGTGGCGGTGGCAATCGCCCCGACGCCGACCTGCCCGTGATGCCACAACCAAATACCCAATGCGGCGGTAGACAAGGTGAGCGACGTATTCACAATAAAATTACAAGTATATAAAGTGGTGGCCAAACGCATTTGCGCATGCACCGTTACCATAAATTCCTGCATGGATTGCTTGGCATAGCCCGCCTCGCGCGCACCGTGAGAAAACAGCTTGACCGTCGTAATGTTGGAATAAGCATCGGTAATGCGGCCGGTCATCAGCGAACGCGCATCCGCCTGCCGCTTTGCCGTTTGCGCCAGCTTGGGAATCAACACGCGCATCACTGTGCCAAACGCGATAATCCAGCACACGAACGGCAGCAGCAGCCAGCCGTCAAACGCTGCCAGAATCACGCCCGAGCTGATGAAATACACCAGCACATACACCACCATATCAGCCAGCGTCATCACCGTATCGCGTACCGCCAGCGCCGTTTGCATCACTTTGGCCGAAACCCGCCCGGCAAATTCGTCCTGATAAAAACCGAGGCTCTGCCCCAGCATCAAGCGGTGGAAATTCCAACGCAACCGCATCGGAAACACGCCTTGCAGCGTTTGCAGGCGCACGTTTGATGCAATGAAATGCCACAGCACGGCAAACGCCATCAACACCGCCATGCCCGACAAAGCCCAGCCCTTTTCCGCCCACAAGGTTTGCGGCGTATATTGGCCCAGCCAGTCGACCACTTTGCCCATAAACTGAAACAGCAAGGCTTCCATAATGCCGAT
It encodes:
- the nuoE gene encoding NADH-quinone oxidoreductase subunit NuoE yields the protein MLSAESLKLIDVELAKYPADQRRSAIMGALRIAQEEKRWLTPETIEFVADYVGIAPAAAYEVATFYNMYDLAPVGKYKLTVCTNLPCALRGGVNAAEYLKQKLGIGFGETTSDGLYTLMEGECMGACGDAPVMLVNNHKMCSFMTEEAIEAKLAELK
- a CDS encoding NADH-quinone oxidoreductase subunit A, whose amino-acid sequence is MLANYLPVLIFIIIGLIAGVVFLTLGNVLGPKRHYAEKDTPFECGFEAFENARMKFDVRYYLVAILFILFDLEVAFMIPWAVVFKDLMVSHGQFAFWSMFVFIVVLTVGFIYEWKKGALEWE
- a CDS encoding ABC transporter ATP-binding protein; this translates as MIKRFFDWFESRIDPYPDTLPKTPEKGLWRFLWSSMEGMRGWIVVLALMTVGIGIMEALLFQFMGKVVDWLGQYTPQTLWAEKGWALSGMAVLMAFAVLWHFIASNVRLQTLQGVFPMRLRWNFHRLMLGQSLGFYQDEFAGRVSAKVMQTALAVRDTVMTLADMVVYVLVYFISSGVILAAFDGWLLLPFVCWIIAFGTVMRVLIPKLAQTAKRQADARSLMTGRITDAYSNITTVKLFSHGAREAGYAKQSMQEFMVTVHAQMRLATTLYTCNFIVNTSLTLSTAALGIWLWHHGQVGVGAIATATAMALRVNGLSQYIMWESARLFENIGTVSDGMGTLSKPHTIVDKPNALPLKVAHGDIRFEHVDFSYEAGKPLLNGFNLHIKPGEKVGLIGRSGAGKSTIVNLLLRFYEAQSGSITIDGQNVTDITQESLRAQIGLVTQDTSLLHRSVRDNIIYGRPDATEEEMMQAARRAEAADFIPNLSDAKGRKGYDAHVGERGVKLSGGQRQRIAIARVMLKDAPILLLDEATSALDSEVEAAIQESLDKMMENKTVIAIAHRLSTIAAMDRLIVLDKGRIVEEGSHAELLEKNGLYAKLWAHQSGGFLNQDQVHG
- a CDS encoding NADH-quinone oxidoreductase subunit C gives rise to the protein MHVNDLYPVVQNVLRDKASKVILALDEITVECQPEHYLNIMTTLRDHADLHFESLVDLCGVDYSTYKNEPWEGKRFAVVSQLVSIKNNQRIRVRVWAADDDFPVVDSVTDIYNSADWYEREAFDLFGILFNNHPDLRRILTDYGFVGHPFRKDFPISGYVEMRYDEAEKRVIYQPVTIEPREITPRIVREENYGG
- a CDS encoding NuoB/complex I 20 kDa subunit family protein → MGIEGVLNKGFVTASADTVLNYVRTGSLWPVTFGLACCAVEMMQAGASRYDLDRFGIIFRPSPRQSDLMIVAGTLCNKMAPALRRVYDQMAEPRWVLSMGSCANGGGYYHYSYSVVRGCDRIVPVDVYVPGCPPTAEALIYGLIQLQGKIKRTYTIARN
- a CDS encoding GFA family protein, which translates into the protein MKAKCLCGTVSLKVEAERKLHACHCGKCRTWGSGASFTLTAKKPEISGSEHIGRYRSSEWAQRCFCKQCGTHLFVQVGDDYYINAGLFADNADFELESQIFIDCKAPYYDLANDTPKLTEHEFLAMIGAEK
- the nuoD gene encoding NADH dehydrogenase (quinone) subunit D, encoding MANKLRNYTINFGPQHPAAHGVLRMILELEGETIVRADPHIGLLHRGTEKLAETRTYLQALPYMDRLDYVSMMVNEQAYCLAVEKLTGVEVPIRAQYIRVMFAEVTRILNHLMGIGSHALDIGAMTVFLYAFREREELMDLYEAVSGARMHAAYFRPGGVYRDLPDFMPKYESSKFRNAKVLEKLNESREGTMLDFIEAFTERFPSCVDEYENLLTDNRIWKQRTVGIGVVSPERALQKGFTGVMLRGSGIEWDIRKKAPYDAYANVDFDIPVGVNGDCYDRYLCRINEMRESNRIIKQCVQWLKANPGPVIVDNHKVAPPKRTEMKMGMEDLIHHFKLFTEGMHVPEGETYAAVEHPKGEFGIYMISDGANKPYRLKIRAPGFAHLQGMDEMARGHMLADVVAIIGTQDIVFGEVDR
- a CDS encoding ester cyclase; its protein translation is MDEIENYVDEKCNLRVGTEIFPIGLDGMKKHISDVRETYPDFTIQVINQFSEKEYVISEIIAMGTHKGVFLGIQPTNRKLTFTGIDVDKVENGKIVEHSGAINTFETFIQENIIKI